The following proteins come from a genomic window of Lycium ferocissimum isolate CSIRO_LF1 chromosome 4, AGI_CSIRO_Lferr_CH_V1, whole genome shotgun sequence:
- the LOC132051904 gene encoding cation/H(+) antiporter 15-like, which produces MAAEVVTVANKTEENIVCYAPTMITTNGIWQGENPLDYSLPLFILQLTLVVVLTRILVFILKPFRQPRVVAEILGGVILGPSVLGRSKKFADTIFPLRSVMVLETMANIGLLYFLFLVGVEMDIAVIRRTGKKAIPIALAGMVVPFLIGVSFSFMLHKSSQDTKQGTFILFLGVALSVTAFPVLARILAELKLINTEIGRIAMSAALINDILAWVLLAFAIAFSENQNMALASVWVLLSSAAFVVFCVIIVRPLVGWMIRRTPEGEAISEFSICLILTGVMICGFITDAIGIHSIFGAFIFGLVIPNGPLGVTLIERLEDFVSGLLLPLFFAISGLKTEINAIDGVGTWAILALVIVLACAGKIAGTVLVTLYYRIPLYEGITLGLLMNAKGLIEMIVINVGKDQKVLDEKSFAIMVMVAVLMTAIIIPIVTLIYKPARKFVPYKRRTVQSTKPDSEFRVLVCIHTPRNVPTIINLLEASCPTKKSPIGIYVLHLVELTGRSSAMLIVHNTRKSGRPALNRTQAQSDHIINAFENFEQHVGCVSVQPLTAISPYSTMHEDICSVAEDKRVALLIIPFHKQQTVDGGMEVTNPAFRTINQNVLANAPCSVGILVDRGLSGSTRLAANQVSHHVAVLFFGGPDDREALSYGLRIREHPGINLTVMRFLPGEAAIEATRSDSRKSNMNDPGVLTVVTDDDKEKQLDEDYVSEFRARTANDDSVVYIERIVNHGEETVAAIRTIDNSHDLFIVGRGQGIISPLTAGLTDWSECPELGAIGDLLASSDQATAVSVLVIQQYVGMGAGDQLLTPDSPGQQLHDHFNFSYMNPRTQIRGQQPQFHSQPC; this is translated from the exons ATGGCAGCAGAGGTAGTAACGGTTGCAAACAAAACCGAGGAGAACATAGTATGCTATGCTCCAACCATGATAACAACCAATGGAATATGGCAGGGTGAAAATCCACTTGATTATTCATTGCCACTCTTCATATTGCAATTGACATTAGTTGTTGTCTTGACTCGCATTCTCGTTTTTATCTTGAAACCCTTTCGTCAACCTCGCGTTGTCGCTGAGATCCTT GGTGGTGTAATTTTGGGGCCATCAGTATTAGGAAGAAGTAAAAAATTTGCTGATACAATATTTCCTCTAAGAAGTGTGATGGTCCTTGAGACAATGGCAAACATAggccttctttattttctttttctggttGGAGTAGAAATGGACATTGCTGTTATCCGAAGAACAGGCAAAAAAGCAATACCGATAGCTCTAGCAGGGATGGTAGTTCCATTTCTCATAGGAGTTTCGTTCTCCTTCATGTTGCATAAGAGTTCACAAGATACTAAACAAGGGACTTTCATACTCTTCCTTGGAGTCGCGCTTTCTGTCACTGCATTTCCTGTTCTTGCAAGAATCCTCGCGGAGTTGAAACTTATCAATACTGAAATTGGTAGGATAGCAATGTCTGCTGCCcttattaatgatattttagCTTGGGTTCTCTTGGCTTTTGCCATTGCCTTTTCAGAGAATCAAAATATGGCTTTGGCTTCTGTTTGGGTGCTTCTGTCAAGTGCAGCGTTTGTTGTTTTCTGCGTTATAATTGTTAGGCCTTTAGTTGGATGGATGATAAGGCGAACTCCAGAAGGCGAAGCTATTAGTGAGTTCTCCATATGTCTCATTCTCACAGGAGTAATGATATGTGGATTTATAACAGATGCTATTGGGATACATTCTATTTTCGGGGCTTTTATATTTGGCTTGGTCATTCCTAATGGTCCCCTTGGTGTTACACTTATTGAAAGGCTAGAGGACTTTGTTTCGGGGCTTTTGCTGCCACTATTTTTTGCCATTAGCGGTCTCAAGACGGAGATTAATGCTATTGATGGAGTTGGTACATGGGCCATTTTAGCTCTAGTTATAGTCCTAGCTTGTGCTGGAAAGATTGCTGGAACAGTACTTGTTACTCTCTATTACAGAATTCCATTGTATGAAGGCATTACTCTTGGTCTCCTCATGAATGCCAAAGGACTCATTGAGATGATTGTGATCAATGTTGGTAAAGACCAAAAG GTACTTGATGAGAAATCTTTTGCAATTATGGTCATGGTAGCTGTGCTTATGACTGCAATTATCATCCCAATTGTGACACTGATTTACAAGCCAGCAAGAAAGTTTGTGCCATATAAAAGAAGAACGGTTCAAAGTACAAAGCCAGATAGTGAATTCAGGGTACTGGTTTGTATCCACACACCTAGAAATGTTCCAACAATCATCAATCTTCTCGAAGCATCTTGTCCTACCAAGAAATCTCCAATAGGAATATACGTCCTCCACCTTGTCGAGCTCACTGGACGTTCATCCGCAATGCTTATCGTCCATAATACGCGAAAATCTGGCAGGCCAGCGCTTAACAGAACTCAAGCTCAATCAGATCACATTATCAATGCATTTGAGAACTTTGAGCAACATGTTGGATGCGTCTCAGTGCAACCCCTCACTGCCATCTCTCCTTATTCCACCATGCACGAAGACATTTGCTCTGTGGCTGAGGATAAGCGAGTGGCGCTTCTAATAATCCCTTTTCACAAGCAACAAACAGTTGATGGCGGGATGGAAGTCACAAATCCAGCTTTCCGAACCATAAACCAAAACGTACTAGCAAATGCACCTTGTTCAGTTGGGATACTCGTTGACCGAGGCTTAAGCGGATCCACTAGGCTAGCAGCAAATCAAGTCTCTCACCATGTAGCCGTGTTATTCTTTGGTGGTCCCGATGATCGTGAAGCACTGTCGTATGGATTGAGAATAAGGGAACATCCCGGGATCAACCTAACTGTCATGAGATTCCTCCCCGGAGAAGCTGCAATTGAAGCAACAAGATCAGATTCAAGAAAAAGCAACATGAATGATCCAGGAGTACTAACAGTAGTAACAGACGACGACAAAGAAAAACAGCTAGACGAGGACTATGTCAGCGAGTTCAGAGCAAGAACAGCTAATGATGATTCAGTTGTATACATTGAAAGAATAGTGAATCATGGAGAAGAGACAGTAGCAGCAATAAGGACAATAGACAATTCACATGACTTGTTCATAGTCGGTAGAGGACAAGGCATTATCTCACCGTTGACAGCTGGACTAACTGATTGGAGCGAGTGCCCTGAGCTAGGTGCAATAGGAGATCTATTGGCATCCTCAGATCAGGCTACGGCTGTTTCAGTGTTAGTGATTCAACAATATGTAGGAATGGGGGCAGGGGATCAGCTTCTTACACCGGACAGCCCGGGTCAGCAACTACATGATCACTTTAACTTCAGCTATATGAATCCCCGGACACAAATAAGAGGGCAGCAACCTCAATTCCATTCACAACCCTGCTAA